atgtttttaatttgaggaacatatttatcaattaattgatgTAATAGATAGAAAAATATcaacatcatatattaaaatattttcttacacTCTTATATTGTTTAAGCAATTCAAATCTATTCATATCATTGTTTTTGTATTGTTCTGTTAGTTCAATTTAATACTTAATctgataaattattatttcaattcTTATCATTTGATTGGATCTATCTTTTTTCCGAACAAAATGTTGTTTGCTGGATTGAATCACGTAATGCAAAGAGTAATGCACGTGAGTCCAATTTTAAGAACACAAGTTAaccatcaaataaaaaaattgatttcataataaatttttgtaaaataaaaaaattaataaaaacaattatcttctccaattaaattaattgactCAAAGACCACATTCAGTCACTCTTGATCGATCTGCCACAAGATTATGAAAGCGACAGTTAAGCTTAACTGGCTTTTAATGACACCACATGCAATGCCACCCGGCCGACAGCCATGCATTTATTCGCGGATCCCATCCCCTCGTGCGATCGTCTCCTTGTTTACCTAACTCGTCGCCAGCTCCTCCATTTATATACTCTACACGCCTCATAATTCGTTCATCAAACCTCGCAGTACATCACCAATTCCACAAACACGACGTTCATGGCATCAAAAATGGTGACCAATTTCCGCAGATCCCTCTCCTTTCATAACCACCCCTCATACAATTCGGCAAAACCCAAGAAAACCCTTCATGCCAGATCCGCCAGTCTGCCATGCCGATCACACCCGATAATTTCCCAGCTCCGTGACAAAGTCGATGACTTGAACGACCGGGCTACTTCAGAATCCGGATTAAGAACCTCTGGTTGGCTCTGCGACTGCTTGGCCCGGATGAAAATGGTCCACGATTTGCTCGACGATCTTTTACAACTCCCCCAGACTCGAGAATCCCTCCGAGGCGGCGGGCAACACGCCGACTTGATGGAGAAGCTGTTGGAAGACTTCCTCCGATTCGTCGAAGTTTACGGCATGTTCCAGACGCTGGTCCTGAGGTTAAAAGAGGAGTGTTCCGCAGCTCAAATCGAGGTGAGAAGAAGAGACGACAGCAAAATCGTTGTGCATTCCAAAAATCTGAACAGAATCGGTAAAGAAATCAGCAATCTTGTTTGTAGTTTTCATTCGATGGGAAAACTGATCATGCCAGCGGTGTCATCGCATGATGAAGAAGCAGAGCTTATCGAAGTCATAAACGATGTAATCAAAGTCACCATAGTAATTTCAACTACGGTTTTTGGCGTGATTTCGAACTCTTATCCCTTCCGAAAACCGCCTTCCATTGGGCTCAGCTTCAAGAAGAAAGTAAAGACTGAAGAGGGAATTAAAGAACTGGAAGAAATAAATTTAGACAATTTGTTGGGTTTAAGGAAGAAAACAGAGGAAGATGTGAAAAATGTGAGCAAGAAAATGCATGAAATGGAAGATCGTATAGTAGAGATTGAAGGGTCGGGCGAGAGGGTTTTCAGGAGTTTGATCAATTCTAGGGTTTCATTACTCAATATTCTAACACAAtagaatcaaataattaaagcaaattgtgtatttttttgtgtgattttgcAAAGTTTTGTTTGTGAAAATGTATATAAAATTTCTTATACTGTTCTGTATTTGGCTTTGTTTC
This genomic window from Primulina huaijiensis isolate GDHJ02 unplaced genomic scaffold, ASM1229523v2 scaffold207338, whole genome shotgun sequence contains:
- the LOC140966607 gene encoding uncharacterized protein — translated: MASKMVTNFRRSLSFHNHPSYNSAKPKKTLHARSASLPCRSHPIISQLRDKVDDLNDRATSESGLRTSGWLCDCLARMKMVHDLLDDLLQLPQTRESLRGGGQHADLMEKLLEDFLRFVEVYGMFQTLVLRLKEECSAAQIEVRRRDDSKIVVHSKNLNRIGKEISNLVCSFHSMGKLIMPAVSSHDEEAELIEVINDVIKVTIVISTTVFGVISNSYPFRKPPSIGLSFKKKVKTEEGIKELEEINLDNLLGLRKKTEEDVKNVSKKMHEMEDRIVEIEGSGERVFRSLINSRVSLLNILTQ